TGCCGAACGGGAAGTGCATCATGATGTCGGCAGCAGTGAACTCAGATCCGGCGAAGTAGGGCGATCGCGACAGGCGATCTTCGACCAGCTGTAGGTGAAGATCCAGCCGTTCGCGTAGGGTGGGCAGTAGCGGAGAATCGCTGTCCTGTCCTGCGGCCATCGCTGCGATCCAGTTCACGCCGATCTGCATCATCAGACTGGCATTCGCGTAGTGGAACCAATACAGGTAGTCGGGATACTGCGGTGAAGTAACGGGTACCGCGAGCCGCCCGTTCCCGTAGCGGGCTAGTACATACTCGGCGATCGCGCCGGACTCGGCCATAACAATCTCGCGATCGCACAGCACTGGCGCGCTCCCAAGGGGATGA
The sequence above is a segment of the Microcoleus sp. FACHB-831 genome. Coding sequences within it:
- a CDS encoding glutathione S-transferase family protein, which encodes MLIVHHLKVSQSERIVWLLEELDLPYELRVYQRDPVTQFAPPELRSVHPLGSAPVLCDREIVMAESGAIAEYVLARYGNGRLAVPVTSPQYPDYLYWFHYANASLMMQIGVNWIAAMAAGQDSDSPLLPTLRERLDLHLQLVEDRLSRSPYFAGSEFTAADIMMHFPFGTMKAFYNIGLDNRPNIKAWLARISDRPGYQHAMKAAGHEQDPALDWGATRGAF